The DNA window TCCCCAGCCCGTCGCGCCAGCCCTGCGTCACGACCGAGGGAGACCCCTCGGCCTGCCCCTCATGGTTCACGCGCCTGGTTCGCGATCACCTGCTCCGCCCGCGCATTGCCCGCAGGGGTATTCGCAAACCAGCAGATGGCCACGAAATCGGTATCCACGCCTGCGGCACGCCAGTCACGCTCGATCCTCGCAAACGCTTCCGGGACCGGGACTGACCAGGCCTTGAACTCTGGGAGGGTATCGCCCACCTCCATGAGCCCGCGACCCAGAAGCTCATGGATGAGGCCCATCGTTGCACGGACGAGCGGTTCACCCGAGAGCCCAGTCTCAGCCTGGACACAGCCAAACACGACGGGCGAATAGACCCAGTCATCGAAGCCATCCACGAGGATCTCATCCATCATCTCATCCCGCGTCATGAGTGATCCTCCTCGAAACGAGGCCTCTCCTGCGAAACGAGGCCCCCTGCCCTGACCCTTCGCGCTCCGAAGCCGGCCGTCATCGCCGCCCGTGTGCCCGTCACGGCATCTCCGGGGACGCGAACCTGAAGTGGGTGGTGGTCGTGACCTCTCCCCCCTCGGGCGGTGGGAAGGTCATGCGCTCGAAGGCCGCCTGAACGCAGCGCACCATCGCCGTGTCCATCATGCGCGCGGCCAGGCCTCGGACCTGGGTCACGCGCCCGTCCTTGCCAATGGTGAAGCGCAAGGTCACGCGGCCCTCCAGCAGCGGGTCACGGGCGAGGGCCGCGACGTAGCAGGCGTGGATGCCCCTGACCTGCGCTTGCACGACCCGCCGGATGACCTCCTGGGGCAGCTTCCCCGGGCCCGTGGTCATGCTCTGCCCCGCCCCGGCGCTGACCGGCGTCCTGTCCGGGGAGCCCGTCCCGACGACCAGGGTGCCTGCCCGGACCGCATCGAACTCGTCGTCGTGAAAGCCCGGCCCGCCGAGCGGATCGCCCGCAGCAGGCGACGCTGGCCTCGCGGCGGCAGGCATCGGCGCAGCGCCGGCCGGCGCTGGTTCGGCAACGGCAGGCGCCCCCTCCGCGGGCTGCGGACCCGTGGGTGCGACCCCTGGCCCCCTCGGCGCAGCCCTCGCGCCCTCCGCGCTCCCCGGAGGCCTCCCATCGACGACGACGACCCCGACCGGCGACGCTGGAGGCCGCTCCGCGCTGCACCCCGGCGCAGCAAACAACGGCAGCAGGGCCAAGGAGAGCGCACGCGAAGGCATACCCCCACACTCCGTGCGCACGCGAAGCCCGTCAAGAGACCCCTGTAGGCCAGCGCATGCGTGGCAAGTCGAAATGCGGCATCTGTGGTGATCCACGCGGCTCGGAGGCCAAGCCGATCTGGGCACCTGACCCCCGCCTCGGCTGGGCGAAATCGGCGAGCACTTGGCCTGCGGGCAGGATGCCCCTCACCATTGACCTCCAGGTCATCCTGACCTGGGCGAAGCAGACGCAACCCCGAACCGAAGCGTGAAGGGACCACGACATGCGCCAGAAACCGCGGTTCCGACACGCACACGCCGTCGAGTCGATCGGCATCCTCTCCGCAATCGCGCCGCAACAAGTGTTCGAGCAGGCCCGCAGCGAGCTTCAGAAGCGCACCGGTACCCTTCCAGGAGAGGAGCGGGCGGCAATCGCCAGCTACCTGCGTGCCGGTGCCATCGTATTCGCCATCATGGAACACACGACAGACGTCCTGGAGGGAGCCTTCGGCGTTCCAGGCGGCAGCGGGGTACGGACCGACGGCGCGTACTACTGGCGAGGTGACGCCGCGGACTACGTTGAACGCTACTGCATCGCGCCGTCCGACGATTTCCTCAGCCACGGGCGCGCGTTGCAGTGGTCGCCTCGCCCCATGGCAGAGGAAGACATCGCCGGCGTGTACGATTACCTGATGGCCAACATGCGCCAGATTCGTCGTGCCAGAAAGCGGCACAGGACCTGACCGTTCGCGACCGCGACGAACGAGGAGTGGCATGCACACGCATGGGTTTGCTCAGCCAATGACTCGTCTCTGGAAGAACAGATCCCGTTCTGTACACCGCCACGCTGCGCCAATCAGGATCCTCACAGCAAAACACGATCATGCAGTACCCCTCATCCCGCAACCTGGAGGGGCCGACCAACCAGGTCACCCAGACGGTGGCGCCCACGACAGCCGGATGCTCGAGCCGCGCCTCGATATCGACGAGCCCCTTGCAGAGCTCAGCCACGTCGAACCACGCCCCGGCAGTCCCTTCGAACAACCCGCGCAAGAAGCTGGTGCAGCTCTCACGACCGAGCAGATCAGCGGCAAGGTCTGACAGCCGTTCCTCTCTGCTCAGCTCGGACTCGCTCTGCATGCTCATTGAACGACCTCGCGTGAGTCGTCTTTATCCCTGCTGCCGAGATACCGCTCGACACCGAAGGTCATCCACGATGACGACTGGCTCCGCTTCATCGCCAAGATTCTCGCAGAGGGCCACACTTTCTACGTCATGGTGTGAATGACCCGTACCCTCGGATAACGTGTCATTCATGGCAACGAACCGGGAGCTGCTCTCCTTCTGGCACGACAAGAAGGTCCCGCTCGGCCCATCTACATGGTCGGGACCCCGGATGGATTTCCATTGAAGCCATCGGCCGCCTTCGATGAATTTCTCGATCTCTACATCCATGATAGTGAGTTCCTCTACGGCTGAAAACCGCTCCCAGCAGGCTCACCTCCGAATCATCCCTGGAGAGTCCCCTTCTTCTCTGGAAAACCCCATTCACCATGAACGTTCAGCCCCTGAATGAACCAGAAAGGATCGAGGCGTCATGAAGAGCATCGTGCAGGCCGACTTCATGGAATCAGAGTTCGAGCAATACCGTGGTGCCGAGGCGATGGTCTGGAGGTACCACGCCACGTTCAGACGAATTGCGATCAGCCTCAGTCTTCCTGACCGCAACGAAGCACTCTATCTGGTTGCCTTGGGATGCCGGCACATCAGGGGCCCATTCGACTGGAGCAACGCTGACATCAGGATCCACACGGATTCCAGCCCGGCTTTCTACGATGCACCGTGTCGTATCGTCGACGAAGCGGCCCGGTTCGAGCTGCTCTGTAACGGATGGGGTCTCGTGAAGGCCCTCCCGGAGGATTTCGAGACGAGCGCTGAAAATTTCCTGGGTCGTTTTCCGGATGATGATGTGGAGTAGGCCATGGGCAGCTCGTGCATTCGAGCCTCCACCCAGGAAGCCACAAAGAGATGAAGCACGTCTACATTCTCACCCATGAGTACGAGGCATCCGAAGGGGTGGATGAGACCAAGATGATTGGCGTGTATTCCAGCAAGGAGAAGGCGGAGATGGCCATCACCCGCCTGATCACACAGCCAGGATTTCGTGATTACAAAGACTGCTTCAACATCAGCAAGACGACCCTGGACGAGGATCACTGGACCGAGGGATTCATCCGCTGGGAGGAGGCGATGAGCGGCCCGCCGAAGCCCTGATCACGAGGAATCGCTTCATGACGGCTGGCAACGCGCATTGCGCGGGAGAGAAGCCCACAACCGAGTGCACGGCAGGAACAGGCGATGCGTATCGTGCTCGATGAATCCACGCTCACGCAAAGTGACGACGCGAGCCGCTCGATCACTGGCGTGCTGCGCTGCACGGAAGACCGGCGCGATGCGGGTGTCGTGCATGAGGAGCACATCGACTTGCCCGACCTCGCAGCGCAGGTGCGGCGACTTGCTCGGCATGGACGACTCTCCTGCTGGGAGGGTCTCTCGGGATAGCATCTCTCGTTCGTGAGGTTCCTGTCGATGTCCAGTGTGATGCCCGCAGGGGCGGCACACGTGACGTCAGCCTGGATGATATGATGCGCCATGAGCGTCGCATTCCATGCCGCGAGCATCGCATTCCACGATGAGAGGCACCATGGGCTGGAGAGAAGAGGCTATCGCGAACGACTGGTTCTTGAACTGCATCGCGCTGATCAAGCGGTCGCCTGGGATGTGGGTCCCGACGAAATCGGCGCGCGAGCTGGATCTGTTTTTCCTGGGCTACATGAAGGCGAGGAACGACCTGGGCTTGCCAGAATACGGGGGCAGGGAATGCGGCCTGCTCGAAGCGTTTCAGACCTGGCTGTGCGCGAAGCTGAACCTCGATCCCCGCGTGGGTTGGGTTCACTGTGTCGAACAGCTCGATCGACGACCCGAGAACATTGGAACATTCGTGTCGCTGTTCGAAGAATTCCTGGGCACTCTGGGAAAAACGCTCCCGGAAGCCGATCCGGAACAATGGGTTGGCATGAAGCCTCCTCGCTCGGGGAATGCGGAGGATGCGGATGTCGAAGAGCGTCCGTCGATGACCGAGCGCTTCGATCCTTGAGAGCTGAGGAGCCTGAGAGCTGAGGACATCTGGCCCCAGCGCTCAGGTATGCAGTGGCCTGGTACGCAAAGACGTTCAGGGGGGCTGAAGCAACGGCACTGGCCCTCCACCCGCTGGGCCCCGCTGCTCCCTGCGCAGCAGGCCCCCCTCCCCCCCCGCGCTGACCCCGCCGCTCCCTGGGCACCGGTCTGCCGCACCTGCCTCGCTCCTGCCGCTTCCCGCGCACCAGTGCCCTCCCCCTGCTTCGCCCCCGCCGCTCCCCGCGCACCGGCCCTCTCCCCCCATGGGGACCCTGCCGCTCCCCGCGCACCAGCCTTCTCCCCCCGCCGGGACCCTGCCACTCCCCGCGCACCGGCCCTCTTCCCCCATGGGGACCCTGCTGCTCCCCGCGCACCAGCCTTCTCCCCCCGCTGGGACCCCACCGCTGCCCGCGCATCAGTCCCTTCCCCCCGCTGGGACCCATTTGCTCCCTCCGCAATCGGCCGCCTCCACCCCTGTCATCTCCTCACTCACGCACAGCCACCCACCTCACCACCGACAGTGGGCTGCCAGCTCACCAAAATCCTCCAGGCACTACGGATTCCCCTGGTTTCAGCCGGAGCGGCGGTTCACGTTCTCGAAGGAACCCACCTCGCCTCGCAGGAGACAGAGGCGCCAGCCCAACCGATCCGGGAGGAGCAGCGAATGAGCGGTCTGTCGAGATTAAGCCGGCCGGAGATGCGGACCATTGCGGGGCAGCTCCTCGAAGGGCTGCAAGCGCGCGCGGCATCGGGGCCGCCGGAGCCTTCGCTGGATGATTTCATTCCGCAGCTCGCGGCCGTGAACGCCAGATTGAGCGGACATCTCGCGGGGGGCGCGGTCGCGGATGCCAGGCGGCGCTCGCAGCTCGTGCGGCTCGACGAGGCGGATGACGAGGTCGACACGTGGCTCCGGCATGTCGCGGGTTTCCTGGAGGTGGAGGCACGCCGTCGGACGGGCAACCTGCAAGAGGCGGTGAAGGCGCTGAAAGCGCAAGCGTTCCCCGAGGGGCTTTCGCCGATCCGCGCGTATGTGCCGGAGGAGAATCTCTACTGCCGCACGGCGATCGCGGTGCTCCAGAGCGCCGCGCATGCGCCGACGGTGGCGGCAATCCGGTTGCCCGCGGACTGGCTGACGGCGTGGGCCACCGCCATCGAGGCGAGCGAGGCGGCCTTCATCGAGGCGTCGAAGGCACGGCAGGCACAATCGCACCACGTGAGCCACGGGATGGATGCGAAGGGGGAGTTCGTCGAGGTGGCGCGGCGGCTGCGGCACTATGTGCAGAGCCGGGCGTCGCGGCGCGAGAAGAGCCGGGTCGACGAGGGGGAGCGGTTGCTTTCGCCGCTGACGCTGCCGCTGAAGAAGCTGCGGATGGAGGACAAGGCGCGGGCGACGCGGCGCGAGAAGGCGGCGCAGGAGGGCTCGGCTGCGCAGGCTTCGCAGCAAGGTGAGGTCGCGCGGGCGGCACAAGAGGGCTCGGCCGCGGAGATGGCGCCGGAGGGGGAGAGCGCGCGTGCAGCGCTGGAGGGGTCGGGCGCGCAGGCTTCGCAACAGGGTGAGGTCACGAGCGCAGGCGTGGAGGGGTCGGACGCGAAGGTCACGCTGGAGGATGAGAGCGCGAGGGTGGCGCAGACGGGATCGGCCGCGGAGAGGCCACAGGCGGATGAGGCTGCGGATGCAGCGCCGGAGGGCTCGGTCGCGGACATGGCGCTGGCGGGGGCGGTCGCGAGCGCAGCACAGGAAAGCGCGGCCGAAAGCACGGAGGCCTCGCAGGTCACCGCGAACGGCCTGGATGCGGCGAAGGGGAGACTCGTTTCCGAAGAGAGCAACGCCAGCGACGTCCCTGGAGGCGGTGATGCGGGAGAGGGGCCAGGGGGGCGTGGAGGTGCCGCCTTCGGGCGATGTCGGCCCGAGGAGGCTTGCGAGGGGATGCGCACGAGGCGGGGGAAGGGTCAGGGGGTGGAGGCGGCGATGCCGGCCGCGGCGACGCGCTGGTCTTGCTCGACGGAGCTGGCGCTGACGCCGATCGCGCCAATGAAGGCGCCGCGCTCGTCTCGAAGGGGGATGCCGCCGGCGAAGGGGATCAAGCCGCCGCTCGTCTGTTCGAGTCCGTAAAGGGGGCGCCGGGCTGGACGAGGGGGCCGAGGTCCCTGGTCTGCGTCTTCATGGCGAGGGCGGTGTAGGCCTGGGCGCTCGCTGGGCTCCGTGGACGCTGGTTTCGGGCCACTCGACGCTGGTTCCGGGCCACTCGTCGACGAAGCCGTTGCGGTTGACGGGTCTCGCTTCGAGGATCTCCGTTCTTCGAGCGTGCCGCTGGGGTCACCCCGGCGCGCTGTGGCTCCATCTTCCTCGCTCATCGTTCGAGCCGTGTCCGCGGTACGAATCGGGCCGCGTGACGCTCGTGTCGTAGCTCGGTTCCTTCGTGATTGAAGCTCCGAGGTCCGGGCACCCATGCGCAGCGTGATCATTTCGCGCTTTGCCTGGGTGCTTTGCCTGGGTGCTTTGCTTGGTGATTACGAATTCGAACCGTTGGTTCGCCTTTCTCCTGCGTGGCTCACTGACAGTTTCGCTTGAGCTTCATGGGTATGTGTCGAGCGTGGGACCACCGGCCTCTGCCGAGTGACGCGGGAATGGGTTTGTGGGTGACGATCGACACCATCGATCAGCTCGCCTTTCGCAAGCGGGCGCGCGCACACGGAACGGAGGAGAGCGCCGAGCGGAGCAGGGGCCGAGCCTGCTGCAAGAGGCGAGGCTGAGAGGCGAGGCGCGAGAGGCGAGGCGCGAGAGGCGAAGCGTGCCAACGGGTGCGAGCCTGGCCACGAGGCGCGAGCGTGAACGGGCCGCGAGGCGCGAACCCCACGAGGCGCGAACCCCACGAGGCGCGAACCTCGTGACCTCCGGGAGGCGTCGTGGCTGCCGTCGTTCTTGCAGCGTCCACGACGCGCAGGTAATCGCATGTCATGGAGAGCCCTGATCTGCGTCGGGACTCGGCAGGAGCGCGGCTGTGCCGTGCTTTCTATCATCCTCGAACGAGCTGCCTCGCGGCGGATCTGAAGCGCGCTCGGGAGGCCCTCCTCGGGGAGGGTGGGCAGCCGGCGTGTTCTGCGGGGGAGGAGGTCGATCGCATCGACGGCTGGCGTTCTCCGACCCGGGAAGGCGCGTGGCAGCACGTGCGGCTGCCGGAACCCGTGCTGCACCCGGCCGCCACGATCGCCTGGGGGGAGGTGCTGGGCTGGCGCGCGACGGCGACCACGGCCCTGCTCGAGGGGGAGGTGTTCGTGGACCCGCAGGGACAGCTTCGGCTGTGGCCCTGGTACCGGGAGGAGGATGGGGTGGAGCATCCTCGCGCGGTGCAGCGCGCCGCTCGGCTGGGGGTGTTGCTGCCGGAGCGGTTCCTCGATGAACCGTGGGAGTCGGCCGAGTACCTGCGGCGCACGGGGGCAGAGGCGCTGATGCGGCTGGTGCGGGAGCGCGGGCTGGGAGACCCCGCCGATGCGCTGGTGGAGGTGGTGCCGGTACCTCCGCAGCACGAGCGTCCGCAAACGAAGCTGGAAGGGGAGCGGGAGGTGGATGCGCCACTGACGCAGCGGCTGGAGCTGCTCCTGCACGTGGCGCAGTCGTGCAAGCTGCTGCTGGCGGAAGGGACGTACCGGGAGCTTGCGCTGGAGCGGCTTCGGGGGGCTCTTCAGCTCGTCATTGCGGCAGCGGAGGGCGCGGGTGGCACCGAGGGCGCGGGTGGCGCCGAGGGTGTAGGGGGCGCCGAGGGTGCCAGGGGCGCTGGTGAATGGGTGGGGGCGCCGGAGACCTGGCGGCCGACGTTCGAGCTGCAGGGGCCGCCGCCGCTCCCCGAAGAGGGGGAGTCGATCGCGCCCTCGCCCGAGGCGTTCACGACGCTGGAGCGGCTGTGGGCGCTGGAGGAGGGGGTGCTGCTCGTCTACCAGGCGCTGCTGGTCTGGGTCGATGCCGGGGGGCTGGTGCGAGGGCAGTGGCGCTACACGGGGACGGTGGAGCACGCGGCAGGGCGGCTGGTGCTCGTGCAGTTCACGGATGGCTTTCACGCGCTCGACGTGGTCACGGGGAGGTGGCTCTCGGGGACGCTGGATCCTGCGGTGTGCTTCGGAGGTCCGCTGTCGCAGGCGCCCGAGACGCTGCCGGTCGGGGCCGAGAACCTCCAGGAGAGCTGGCCCTACTTCGTGCTCTCGCCGGATGGGCGTCACGGTTGGCACCCGGATGGGAACACCGGCATCGTGCGGCTGGAGGATGGGCTGCTCGTGGCGGATGAGGGGGTCTTCGGGGGGTTCGAGGCGAGCGAAGGGGGCGAGGACGAGGGGGACGAGGGCGACGAGGGGGACGAGGGCGACGAGGAGGGGGGCGAGAAGGACGCGGGCGGGGACGAGGGAGAGCGCGAGGACGACGAGGGCGCGCGGCGGAGGGGTGAGGGGCGGACGCTGATCGCGTCGGAGCAACTGCCGACGCCGGGGGCCAGGATCTTCGTGCTGGATGGGGTGAGGTTCACGCTGCGGGCAGGGACGGAGCACACGGTCCGTGATGGTCGGGCTGCGGCGTTTGCGCTGGGGACTGGTGGGTTCCGAGGGCTCATGGGGGGGGCGCTGGTGGAGAATGCGCGGCGGGTCGCGCGGCTGGGGATGCCGTGCAACCACGCGGCGTTCTCGCGGGATGGGGCGACGCTGTGGGCGCTGGGGCCCGATCATCTGCATCGGGTGCGCTGGGAGGAGCAGCCGCGGCATGCAGGGTCGTTCGATCTCGGTCCGCTCGCGGGGTTGTTTCGTGTGGATCCGGAGGAGCGGCTCAGCCCAGCGGAGCGGGCGAAGCTGCTCCACTGGTTCGGTGGGGTGGCCGGGGTGGGGGCCGCGTCGCTGGTCGCGCTGGTGAGGGCGACGGGGGCGTCGCCGGAGGCGCTGGAGGCGGTGCAGGCGGCGTGCACGGGCGCGGGGTCGCCGCGGCTCCAGGTCCATGCAGAGGCGGTGGGCGCGGCCGGCGTCACCAGGGGGGAAGGGAGATGAGCCCGGGGATGCGCGCGTTTCTGCTGCCGGGTGGGGAGGAGTGCCAGCACCTGGCGTTCCGGCCCGATGGGGGCGCCGTGGCGATGGCGTCGCACCGCGGTGTGGGGGTGATGTCGCTGCCCGAGGGGCACGTGCGATCGCTGGGGCTTCAGCCGTCGTCGCTCCAGGCGATGGTCTGGACCGAGGCGGGGTTGACGCTCGCCGATGCGGAGGGGGGCACGGTCCTCGTGGACGAGGCGGGGCGCGTGCGCGCGGAGGCTGCGGGGGTGGGTGTCCTCGCGGTGGGTCAGGGGGCGCTGCTGCGGTTGCGCACGCCGGAGGGAGCGGCACGGTACGGGGGGACGCCGGCGCTCGAGGTGCTCGATGCTTCCACGCTGGGGCTGCAAAGGAGCCTGCCGCTGGAGGGTCAGGTGCTCGCGGTGCAGGGCGCTCACGCGCTGGTCGCCTCGTCGAGGGGGGTGACGCTGGTCGACTGGGAGCGCGGTCGAGAACTGCACCGCGCGGAGCTGCCCGATCTGCCGTCAGGGAGCTGGGTCCGCCGGGATGCGGTCTCGGTGGCGCTCGCACCGGATGGGCGGCGCTACGTGGTGAGCGGGCACGATCATGCCTGGCTGGGTGAGCTCGGGAGCGCGCCGCGCTGGCTGCCGGAGCACGGGGTGTGCGCGTTCTTGCCCGAAGGGATCCTGGTCGGGGCGTCGCTGCTCGACGAGGGGGGGAGCCCGCAGGCGGTGCTTCGGTTGACGGGGCTGCCGTTGCTGACGCGCGCCGTCGCGGTGTCAGCGGATGGGCGGTGGGTGGCGCTTCAACATCAAGGGGCGCTGTACGTGCACGCGCTCGGCACGCTGGGCGCGCGTCAGGCGGCACGGCCAGGTGCGGTGCGGCCGGTGACGGCGCTGGCGTTGAGCCCCGATGGGCGGTGCCTCGCGGGGACGACGACGCAAGGGGAGCTTCTGTTCTGGGACACGGAGGCCGGGAAGCTGCGCGCGGCCGTGGACACGAGGAACCACGATGCGGCGGCCCTCGGTTTCACGGCCGACGGGCGGCTGCTGGTCGGCACCAGCCGGGGGGTGGAGGTGTGGGATCCGGAGGGGCCACGCCGGCTGGAGAGCTGGATGACGCCGGAGCTGACCCACGTGCGAACGCTGTCGGTGCGGGGGGATCGGGCGCTTGCGGTGGGTCGGGAGCGCGCCGTGCTGTTCGATGCGGCGGGGGGCGCGCTGGCGGTGTTCGGGCCGTGGAAGGAGGCGTCGCAACGGAACGTGACGCTGGTCGGGGGGGATCTCCATCCGTCGGGCGAGGCGGTGCTGCTGCTGCGAGAGCGGGAGGAGGCGCTGCTGCTCGGGGCGCAAGGGGAGGCGCAGGGGAGCTTGCCGCCGCTGCGGCACGGTGTGTTCCACGCGGGGGGCGAGGCGCTCTTGACGAGCGATGGGCGAGGGTCCGAGCTGCGTCGCTTTCCTCTGCAGGACGAGCCCACGGAGACGCGGGCAGACTTCGAGCTGGCGGCGTCGATGAGGCAGGGGCTGCTCTGGGCGAAGCGCCAGGATCTGGGGGTGTTTCCGCTCGATGCACAGGCGCCGACGTGGGTGCGGCGGTTCCACGATCCGATCGGGGCGCTGGCGGTCGGTCTGGGGACGCAGACGATCTACACGAGCGGGGAGGCGCGGTGGATCGCCGAGCGTGACCTG is part of the Chondromyces crocatus genome and encodes:
- a CDS encoding AgmX/PglI C-terminal domain-containing protein — encoded protein: MPSRALSLALLPLFAAPGCSAERPPASPVGVVVVDGRPPGSAEGARAAPRGPGVAPTGPQPAEGAPAVAEPAPAGAAPMPAAARPASPAAGDPLGGPGFHDDEFDAVRAGTLVVGTGSPDRTPVSAGAGQSMTTGPGKLPQEVIRRVVQAQVRGIHACYVAALARDPLLEGRVTLRFTIGKDGRVTQVRGLAARMMDTAMVRCVQAAFERMTFPPPEGGEVTTTTHFRFASPEMP
- a CDS encoding DUF7336 domain-containing protein, giving the protein MKHVYILTHEYEASEGVDETKMIGVYSSKEKAEMAITRLITQPGFRDYKDCFNISKTTLDEDHWTEGFIRWEEAMSGPPKP
- a CDS encoding heme-binding protein; the encoded protein is MITLRMGARTSELQSRRNRATTRASRGPIRTADTARTMSEEDGATARRGDPSGTLEERRSSKRDPSTATASSTSGPEPASSGPKPASTEPSERPGLHRPRHEDADQGPRPPRPARRPLYGLEQTSGGLIPFAGGIPLRDERGAFIGAIGVSASSVEQDQRVAAAGIAASTP
- a CDS encoding WD40 repeat domain-containing protein, which translates into the protein MRAFLLPGGEECQHLAFRPDGGAVAMASHRGVGVMSLPEGHVRSLGLQPSSLQAMVWTEAGLTLADAEGGTVLVDEAGRVRAEAAGVGVLAVGQGALLRLRTPEGAARYGGTPALEVLDASTLGLQRSLPLEGQVLAVQGAHALVASSRGVTLVDWERGRELHRAELPDLPSGSWVRRDAVSVALAPDGRRYVVSGHDHAWLGELGSAPRWLPEHGVCAFLPEGILVGASLLDEGGSPQAVLRLTGLPLLTRAVAVSADGRWVALQHQGALYVHALGTLGARQAARPGAVRPVTALALSPDGRCLAGTTTQGELLFWDTEAGKLRAAVDTRNHDAAALGFTADGRLLVGTSRGVEVWDPEGPRRLESWMTPELTHVRTLSVRGDRALAVGRERAVLFDAAGGALAVFGPWKEASQRNVTLVGGDLHPSGEAVLLLREREEALLLGAQGEAQGSLPPLRHGVFHAGGEALLTSDGRGSELRRFPLQDEPTETRADFELAASMRQGLLWAKRQDLGVFPLDAQAPTWVRRFHDPIGALAVGLGTQTIYTSGEARWIAERDLRDGRLRRALPAGSGGQVRALALDPSGELLAVGDGEGRIHLWRLGAVPERLSMLDGTSLQPEGTLFDPGEMGPVQALAFPGALVAVCGHHMLHWVSPGTMALDRNVCARRDVHARGLSADGRRAWNGGEFFGLGDEVEVLDVDTGQTLAKMPGPLGSDQRIALSPQGDRLLMTSSPGQGTEIALWSVQGPRRLATLHVDRPIRQARFLPDGSVGMWLDAPAPDDEDEGVSGPGLLCRWDVAACVVERWLPSTLGLTDAHGVEVGGGRALFWGWGPQQIVDLASGERIAALSPHELASVTAGALSADGRVAVTADGLGEIRVWDASTGAWRASFCSTLDGGTWVRTAEVVRDVPGPHWKDQAAETRAAHEQRALLHDDEHDDEQEAGREGERG